From Brochothrix thermosphacta DSM 20171 = FSL F6-1036, a single genomic window includes:
- a CDS encoding superoxide dismutase: MTYTLPELPYEYSALEPHIDAKTMEIHHSKHHQTYVTNVNKALEGHADLASKSIEELVADLASVPEDIKAAVRNSGGGHANHSFFWTSISPNGGGKPVGELAEAIDAKFGSFEAFQEKFTAAATGRFGSGWAWLVLSNGELEITSTANQDSPLTDGKTPVIGIDVWEHAYYLNYQNRRPEYIKAFYNVVDWSKANEVFNAAK; encoded by the coding sequence ATGACTTATACATTACCAGAATTACCTTACGAATATTCGGCTCTAGAGCCACACATTGATGCGAAAACAATGGAAATCCACCATTCTAAACACCATCAAACATATGTAACAAACGTTAACAAAGCTTTGGAAGGACATGCTGATTTAGCATCAAAATCAATTGAAGAATTGGTAGCAGATTTAGCAAGCGTTCCTGAAGATATCAAAGCTGCTGTACGTAACAGTGGTGGCGGACATGCCAATCACTCATTCTTCTGGACTTCAATTTCACCAAACGGTGGGGGAAAACCAGTTGGCGAATTAGCTGAAGCAATCGATGCTAAATTCGGTTCATTCGAAGCCTTCCAAGAAAAATTCACAGCAGCTGCAACTGGCCGCTTTGGTTCTGGTTGGGCATGGTTAGTATTATCAAACGGTGAGCTTGAAATTACTTCTACAGCTAACCAAGATTCTCCATTAACAGATGGTAAAACACCTGTCATTGGTATTGATGTTTGGGAACATGCTTATTACCTTAACTACCAAAACCGTCGTCCTGAATACATCAAAGCGTTTTACAACGTTGTTGATTGGTCAAAAGCAAACGAAGTATTTAACGCAGCAAAATAA
- a CDS encoding response regulator transcription factor, producing MAYRVLVADDDHDIRQAITIYLKNEGLEVSEAANGEEVLRIIANEEVHLLILDVMMPILYGLTTAIKLRENDENIPILMLSAKSEDIDKIHGLQVGADDYLEKPFNPLELMARVRAHLRRYTKLGTMEKPASVLTIEGLTLDQVTKIVTIEGQPLKMTPKEFQILALLMSHPNQVFSMEQIYEQIWKEVGFNIENTVSVHIRKIREKIEIDPKKPKYLKVVWGVGYKIEH from the coding sequence ATGGCATACCGTGTACTAGTGGCAGATGATGATCATGATATTAGACAGGCAATCACAATTTATCTTAAAAATGAAGGTTTAGAAGTTAGCGAGGCAGCTAACGGTGAAGAAGTATTGCGTATAATTGCGAACGAAGAGGTTCATTTATTAATTTTAGATGTCATGATGCCGATTTTATATGGTTTAACAACGGCAATAAAATTGCGTGAGAATGATGAAAACATTCCGATTTTAATGTTGAGCGCAAAAAGTGAAGACATTGATAAAATTCATGGTTTACAAGTGGGGGCGGATGATTATTTAGAAAAGCCATTTAACCCACTCGAATTAATGGCACGCGTACGAGCGCATTTGCGACGATATACGAAATTAGGGACGATGGAGAAACCTGCATCAGTGTTAACTATCGAAGGTTTAACATTAGATCAGGTAACAAAAATAGTGACCATTGAAGGTCAGCCCTTAAAAATGACACCCAAAGAGTTTCAAATTTTAGCATTGTTGATGTCACATCCAAATCAGGTATTTTCAATGGAGCAAATTTATGAGCAGATTTGGAAAGAAGTGGGCTTTAATATTGAAAATACAGTATCCGTTCATATTCGTAAAATTCGCGAAAAAATTGAAATTGATCCAAAAAAACCAAAATATTTAAAGGTGGTGTGGGGCGTTGGTTACAAAATCGAACATTAA
- the tyrS gene encoding tyrosine--tRNA ligase, with protein MNIIEELEWRDAIYQQTDAAGLKELTEKESISLYCGMDPTGDSMHIGHLIPFMILRRFQLAGHRPIFLMGGATGSIGDPSGKAEERQLQSMEQINQNVESLRAQLEKLFDFSGENGAILVNNYDWTKSLSVLDFLRDIGKRFNVNTMLSKDIVANRLETGISFTEFSYQILQAMDYNHLYEHNNCRLQIGGSDQWGNITAGLELIRKEHGDKSKAFGLTIPLMLKSDGTKFGKTAGGAIWLNPEKTTPYEFYQFWLNTDDRDVVKYLKYFTFLDEATITALSEKVATEPHLRAAQKTLASEMTTFVHSQAALDQAIKISAALFSGDIKGLTADEIEVGFKDVPSFEGDKNSELNIVDWLVALKIEPSKRQAREDVTNGAIYINGERQQDTTAIIAAEDRIGDRFTLVRKGKKKYHLVTYK; from the coding sequence ATGAATATTATTGAAGAATTAGAATGGCGCGATGCGATATACCAACAAACAGATGCAGCTGGTTTGAAAGAATTAACTGAAAAAGAAAGCATTTCATTGTATTGTGGTATGGATCCAACAGGAGATAGCATGCATATCGGGCATTTAATCCCATTTATGATTTTACGACGTTTCCAACTCGCAGGACATCGTCCAATTTTCTTAATGGGCGGCGCTACAGGATCAATTGGTGATCCAAGTGGTAAAGCAGAAGAGCGTCAATTACAATCGATGGAACAAATTAATCAAAATGTGGAATCATTACGTGCCCAATTAGAAAAATTATTTGATTTTTCAGGTGAAAATGGTGCGATTTTAGTTAATAACTATGATTGGACGAAGTCTTTAAGCGTGTTGGATTTCTTGCGTGATATCGGTAAACGTTTCAACGTGAACACAATGTTAAGCAAAGACATTGTCGCAAATCGTTTAGAAACAGGGATTTCATTTACAGAGTTTAGCTACCAAATATTACAAGCAATGGATTACAATCATCTATACGAACACAACAACTGTCGTTTACAAATTGGTGGAAGTGACCAATGGGGTAATATTACGGCTGGTCTTGAATTGATTCGTAAAGAGCATGGCGATAAATCGAAAGCCTTTGGTTTAACAATTCCATTAATGCTGAAGTCGGATGGAACCAAATTTGGTAAAACAGCTGGTGGTGCAATTTGGTTAAACCCAGAAAAAACAACACCGTATGAATTTTATCAATTTTGGTTAAATACAGATGACCGTGATGTCGTTAAATACTTGAAATACTTCACGTTTTTGGATGAAGCAACGATTACAGCATTGTCTGAAAAAGTAGCAACTGAACCACATCTACGTGCAGCACAAAAAACATTAGCAAGTGAAATGACAACTTTCGTTCATAGTCAAGCGGCGTTAGATCAAGCAATCAAAATATCAGCAGCGTTATTTAGTGGTGATATTAAAGGCCTAACAGCAGATGAAATTGAAGTTGGTTTTAAAGATGTGCCATCGTTTGAAGGTGATAAAAACAGCGAATTAAATATCGTTGATTGGCTTGTAGCCTTGAAAATTGAACCAAGTAAACGTCAAGCGCGTGAAGACGTAACAAATGGTGCAATTTACATCAATGGTGAGCGTCAACAAGATACAACAGCAATCATTGCTGCAGAAGACCGTATTGGTGATCGTTTTACACTTGTACGTAAAGGTAAGAAAAAATACCATCTTGTTACTTATAAATAA
- a CDS encoding sensor histidine kinase, with the protein MLANYSTYVKEVGQTKMIAWLYVISGGLALIVLVWLVAKRQTLKIAPLFNLPLDIALIGALFSGGLLIVVYRSTAAYELTPLILSGILMAIIVISSPRLYQAYRSETVRNELKSGVIGKWLENYQRLSLMMHVFCLIVMMCMSGALGLLIATQESPYVGLFVFSVLALLSLIMHMVYYHRVRETMKRPATIIQAATGEAIMQVSNKTVAEVNVDYERLEQLINQKIQKSEKSESLKTDLITNVSHDLRTPLTSIVTYSDLMQQPNVTLADQAAYAEVIQRKAQRMKQLIDDLFEVTKMDNGAIELNYTEVDLVALVKQSVGEYTEEFNSSSYLLRTTYPEQPIMVTIDSDKIWRVIDNLLQNTLKYTLPQSRIYVTVQDEMNQSRIIIKNISNYELNEAAPLLIERFKRGEQEKARDTEGHGLGLAIVQSIVSLHQGQLIVTVDGDMFKVQVVLPHKAAQESQFGL; encoded by the coding sequence TTGTTGGCGAACTACTCAACCTATGTCAAAGAAGTGGGTCAAACAAAAATGATTGCTTGGTTGTATGTCATATCGGGTGGTCTTGCTTTGATCGTGTTAGTTTGGTTAGTAGCGAAAAGACAAACATTAAAAATAGCACCGCTGTTTAATTTACCACTAGATATTGCTTTAATCGGTGCACTTTTTAGCGGTGGTTTACTAATAGTGGTCTATCGAAGTACAGCTGCCTATGAACTCACACCGTTAATTTTGTCAGGTATTTTGATGGCAATTATTGTGATAAGTAGTCCACGTTTGTATCAAGCATACCGCAGTGAAACAGTCAGAAATGAACTGAAATCAGGTGTGATTGGAAAATGGCTTGAAAACTATCAGAGATTATCATTGATGATGCATGTTTTTTGTCTAATCGTGATGATGTGTATGAGTGGGGCATTGGGTCTTCTTATCGCAACACAAGAAAGCCCCTATGTAGGATTGTTCGTTTTTAGTGTCTTAGCACTGCTTAGTTTGATTATGCACATGGTTTATTATCACCGCGTTCGTGAAACAATGAAACGCCCAGCAACTATTATTCAAGCAGCTACTGGGGAAGCAATTATGCAGGTATCGAATAAAACAGTCGCAGAGGTAAATGTTGACTATGAACGTTTAGAGCAACTGATTAATCAAAAAATACAAAAAAGTGAAAAAAGTGAAAGTTTAAAAACGGATCTTATCACCAATGTTAGTCATGATTTAAGAACACCGCTCACTTCTATTGTGACATATAGTGATTTGATGCAACAACCAAATGTTACACTCGCTGACCAAGCTGCTTATGCAGAAGTGATTCAAAGAAAAGCCCAGCGTATGAAACAGTTGATTGACGATTTATTTGAAGTAACGAAGATGGATAATGGTGCAATTGAATTAAATTATACAGAAGTTGACCTTGTCGCACTTGTTAAGCAAAGTGTCGGTGAGTATACAGAAGAATTCAATTCAAGTAGTTATTTGCTAAGAACAACATACCCTGAACAACCAATAATGGTAACAATTGACAGTGATAAGATTTGGCGTGTGATTGATAATTTATTACAAAACACCTTGAAATATACGTTACCACAATCTCGTATCTATGTTACTGTGCAAGATGAGATGAACCAAAGTCGGATTATTATCAAAAACATTTCAAATTATGAACTTAATGAAGCTGCACCGCTATTAATTGAGCGTTTTAAACGAGGCGAACAAGAAAAAGCACGTGATACTGAGGGACATGGTTTGGGGTTGGCGATTGTTCAGTCGATTGTGTCGCTGCATCAAGGACAACTGATTGTTACAGTAGATGGTGATATGTTCAAAGTACAAGTTGTTTTACCACATAAAGCCGCACAAGAAAGTCAGTTTGGGCTATGA
- a CDS encoding LPXTG cell wall anchor domain-containing protein has product MNKKMSYGLIAVSTLLASLPATLASANDENLKTTKDIQPVSTNTEKHAEKNETKKISPYDIKLFSIHNLNGFDSGADALYRNFDLTTQLTVDYPYDPYKDKLTYEIVSGPANLGQGEIQIPYGGTIDFSDATTYPDGEYVLSLRSYVIDEFGSLFDTGRVKMNIERVAATIDITGTFDKINPSTITVGSDKTTASNIWKIIDEAGNVVATESSAAVSQATLNQLPEGVYTVETTATLISKYGNPVLDTTTDSFLIRHPESTTSVVGTYNPTSITGTKKITESTLTWEVKDSSGTVLINGTGNTVPVEQTNALGDGSYSVFFTEHSPENETSVSEGSFKIRHPETTISIDKPINPEKVTGTKKIADSTLTWQLLNEAGAVVLSGNGPIISEKQLASLAGGKYEATFTETSPEGETHVSTDKFLVRHPETTTTIDCPFNPHSIKGTQTIAESVLTWVLKDESGKLIESGSGTDVPTSLLDKLAIGTYVVTYTEMSPENETHSSQGEFTIRHPETTTTVNKPFNPDKITGTQTISDSELVWILTDAQGAIIKSGTGSDIPTDFLAQLKPGSYHVTFAEKSPEGEMHTSTGDFIVRHPETTTTVNKPFNPNNITGTQTMTESELTWVITDKNGAEVMSGIGSEVPEKELLALLAGDYTVTFTEISPEDETHSSHDVFTVRHPEATLTIDKNINPEKITGTQTIEDSTLTWEILDIEGNVLYSGSGSEISNLVELLKGLDDGSYFATFTETSPEGEVHTVINGFQLVSELISPTLPEPTLPDQTNEQQEKIDSGDDSEEFILLHEKEEFSYVEYEVFDENTADSSQTIVPTSTIAETTKNNASLLPKTGDKQSPLLPLLGIAVIASSLVMLRRRNKN; this is encoded by the coding sequence ATGAATAAAAAAATGAGTTACGGCTTAATAGCTGTCTCAACACTGTTGGCTTCGTTACCTGCTACATTAGCGTCTGCCAATGATGAGAACTTAAAAACGACTAAAGATATACAACCTGTATCAACTAATACCGAGAAACATGCTGAGAAAAACGAGACAAAAAAAATCTCACCTTACGACATTAAACTCTTTTCTATTCATAATCTTAACGGTTTTGATAGTGGAGCTGATGCACTTTATCGTAATTTTGATTTAACGACACAATTAACAGTCGACTATCCTTATGATCCTTATAAAGATAAATTAACTTATGAAATTGTATCTGGACCAGCTAATCTTGGACAAGGTGAAATCCAAATCCCTTATGGTGGAACAATTGATTTTTCTGATGCTACCACTTACCCAGATGGTGAATATGTTTTATCCTTACGCTCATACGTCATCGATGAATTCGGCTCATTATTCGATACGGGTCGTGTGAAAATGAATATTGAACGTGTCGCTGCTACAATCGATATTACTGGCACTTTTGATAAAATCAATCCATCTACTATCACTGTTGGCTCTGATAAAACAACGGCTAGCAACATTTGGAAAATAATAGATGAAGCTGGAAATGTTGTGGCAACGGAGTCCTCTGCTGCTGTATCACAAGCAACCCTCAACCAATTACCAGAAGGTGTTTATACTGTTGAAACAACGGCCACTTTAATTTCTAAATATGGGAATCCTGTACTAGATACAACGACAGATTCATTTTTAATTCGTCATCCTGAATCAACGACTAGTGTTGTTGGTACATATAATCCCACATCAATTACTGGAACAAAAAAAATCACTGAATCAACTTTAACTTGGGAAGTAAAAGATAGTAGTGGCACTGTTCTGATTAATGGCACAGGTAATACTGTACCCGTTGAACAAACCAACGCTTTAGGGGACGGCAGTTATAGTGTTTTCTTCACTGAACATAGTCCTGAAAATGAAACAAGTGTTTCTGAAGGTTCTTTCAAAATTAGACACCCCGAAACAACTATTTCAATTGATAAGCCAATCAATCCCGAAAAAGTGACGGGAACAAAAAAAATTGCGGACTCAACCCTAACTTGGCAATTACTCAATGAGGCAGGTGCCGTTGTATTATCAGGGAACGGTCCAATTATTTCTGAAAAGCAGTTAGCATCATTAGCGGGCGGAAAATATGAAGCAACGTTTACGGAAACAAGCCCTGAAGGCGAAACACATGTATCAACTGATAAATTTTTAGTACGTCATCCCGAAACAACAACGACTATTGATTGCCCATTTAATCCCCATTCTATTAAAGGGACACAAACAATTGCTGAATCTGTTTTAACATGGGTATTGAAAGATGAGAGTGGGAAACTTATTGAATCAGGCTCTGGAACTGACGTCCCTACTAGTTTATTAGACAAATTAGCAATTGGGACTTATGTCGTTACATACACTGAAATGAGTCCTGAAAATGAGACTCACAGTTCACAAGGTGAATTTACAATTCGCCACCCTGAGACGACGACAACGGTTAATAAACCATTCAATCCTGATAAAATTACGGGGACACAAACAATATCAGATTCCGAATTAGTATGGATTCTCACTGATGCACAAGGTGCGATTATAAAATCTGGTACTGGTTCTGATATCCCTACTGACTTTTTAGCACAGCTAAAACCGGGGAGTTATCATGTGACATTTGCAGAAAAGAGTCCTGAAGGTGAAATGCATACGTCTACTGGTGACTTTATTGTTCGCCATCCTGAAACAACAACAACTGTTAACAAGCCTTTTAATCCTAATAACATTACAGGAACACAAACAATGACTGAATCAGAGTTAACATGGGTTATTACTGATAAAAATGGGGCAGAAGTTATGAGTGGTATCGGTTCTGAGGTGCCAGAAAAAGAACTCTTAGCATTATTAGCTGGCGACTATACCGTTACATTTACAGAAATTAGTCCAGAAGACGAAACGCACAGTTCTCATGACGTTTTTACTGTCAGACACCCAGAAGCGACCCTTACAATCGATAAAAATATCAACCCAGAAAAAATTACAGGGACACAAACAATTGAAGATTCAACCTTAACATGGGAAATACTCGACATCGAAGGTAACGTTCTATATAGTGGTAGTGGTTCTGAAATCTCCAATTTGGTTGAGCTATTAAAAGGTCTGGATGATGGGAGTTATTTTGCAACCTTCACTGAAACGAGTCCAGAAGGCGAAGTACATACGGTGATTAATGGCTTCCAGCTTGTTTCCGAGTTAATATCACCGACTCTACCTGAACCAACTCTTCCTGATCAAACAAATGAGCAACAAGAGAAAATTGACTCTGGTGATGACTCAGAAGAGTTTATCCTTCTACACGAAAAAGAAGAATTTAGCTACGTTGAGTATGAGGTATTCGATGAAAACACCGCTGATTCATCTCAAACGATAGTACCAACATCAACCATCGCAGAAACTACAAAAAATAACGCATCGTTACTACCTAAAACAGGTGATAAGCAATCGCCATTGTTGCCACTTTTAGGTATCGCAGTGATCGCCTCATCACTCGTAATGTTGAGACGCCGCAACAAAAATTAA
- a CDS encoding AMP-binding protein: MLAIYDDKQHDKRVALDDGCERYTWSELREQVAKSAQGLRNLQTSGTVMIEMTNTAEALIQLMSAFQAGWDVCPFSSKAKHSQVQRLVDTLQPQLMIAIQGNHTIPVYTQAEWRERYNLLKPYVKHQSTSHFVGTTSGTTGLPKILYRTIKSWQASSEALADAYHNEKVQTVIIPGKLEQGHFLMGAIDGLCRGLSIRLLSRYHPQALRQLIEGTQDPLVYIVPTMMQHLAELPTNTSGFWLCGGDHCQTYWQERLKTAAPRMRLWRYYGSMETSFISLARDTDAPDSVGFPMLGVNITLTTEQKISVRSNQLFSGYDSKEQHINQWETSDYGYLSEAGELTVIGRDTNRIQFGALTVQAEVVEAVLQQTENLDEVVVIGQNDAYWGEIVVAYYTGRATKKTLRQLCRHQLKAHERPRLFVHVAELPHTITGKIDRQKMKEEGIHEPSSHC; encoded by the coding sequence ATGTTAGCGATTTATGATGATAAGCAACACGATAAACGAGTAGCTCTTGATGATGGTTGTGAGCGATATACTTGGTCTGAATTACGTGAACAAGTAGCAAAATCTGCACAAGGACTACGAAATCTTCAAACTTCAGGCACTGTGATGATTGAAATGACAAATACTGCTGAAGCACTCATCCAATTGATGAGTGCTTTTCAGGCAGGATGGGATGTTTGTCCCTTTTCTAGTAAAGCGAAACACTCGCAAGTCCAACGTTTAGTTGACACGTTACAGCCGCAGTTAATGATAGCAATACAAGGAAATCATACTATTCCAGTCTACACGCAGGCTGAATGGCGAGAGCGTTACAATTTGTTAAAACCTTATGTGAAACATCAGAGCACCAGTCATTTTGTTGGAACAACTTCTGGTACAACAGGTCTTCCGAAAATATTGTATCGTACAATTAAATCATGGCAAGCAAGTAGTGAGGCATTAGCTGATGCTTATCATAATGAGAAGGTTCAAACAGTGATTATCCCAGGTAAATTAGAACAGGGGCATTTTTTAATGGGAGCGATTGATGGTCTGTGTCGTGGTTTATCTATCCGCTTATTGTCACGTTATCACCCACAGGCTTTACGTCAGCTTATTGAGGGAACGCAAGACCCACTCGTCTACATTGTGCCGACAATGATGCAACATTTAGCAGAATTACCGACGAACACCAGTGGTTTTTGGTTATGTGGGGGTGATCACTGTCAAACGTATTGGCAAGAACGCTTAAAAACAGCCGCGCCCCGTATGCGTTTATGGCGTTATTATGGTTCAATGGAAACAAGTTTTATTAGTTTAGCTCGTGATACAGATGCACCTGATAGTGTAGGTTTTCCGATGTTAGGTGTAAACATTACATTGACGACAGAACAGAAAATTAGCGTGCGTAGCAATCAACTGTTTTCTGGTTATGATAGTAAGGAACAACACATTAATCAGTGGGAAACGAGTGATTATGGATATTTGTCTGAAGCAGGTGAATTAACGGTAATTGGGAGAGATACTAATCGTATCCAATTTGGTGCGTTAACAGTACAAGCGGAAGTCGTTGAAGCGGTTTTACAACAAACAGAGAATTTAGATGAAGTTGTGGTCATCGGACAAAACGATGCCTATTGGGGCGAAATTGTTGTTGCGTATTACACAGGACGAGCAACGAAAAAAACATTACGACAATTGTGTCGACATCAGCTTAAGGCACATGAACGCCCACGATTATTTGTACATGTAGCTGAATTACCACATACGATAACTGGCAAAATTGATCGTCAAAAAATGAAAGAGGAGGGTATCCATGAACCGAGTAGTCATTGTTGA
- the gatB gene encoding Asp-tRNA(Asn)/Glu-tRNA(Gln) amidotransferase subunit GatB → MNFETVVGLEVHVELKTDSKVFSSSPAHFGAEPNTNTSVVDLGYPGVLPTLNKRAVEFAMKAGIALNCEINRETKFDRKNYFYPDNPKAYQISQFDKPVAKNGWIDIVVGGETKRIRIERVHLEEDAGKLNHEGNGYSLVDYNRQGTPLIEIVSEADMRTAEEAYAYLEAIKSIIQYTGVSDVKMEEGSLRCDANISIRPLGQEKFGTKTEIKNLNSFSYVRKGIEFEEKRQEKVLLAGGVIGQETRRFNEATGETLLMRVKEGSDDYRYFPEPDLVDLVIDDEWMAAVKAEIPELPGSRRARYINEWGIPAYDAMVLTLTKEMSDFFEATVANGAEAKQASNWLMGEVSAYLNAEQQELHDTALTPKNLAGLIKLIEAGTISSKIAKKVFRDVITEGGNPEEIVKAKGLVQMSDAGELTKIITEIIDNNLQSVEDFKNGKDRAVGFLVGQAMKVTKGQANPKMVNQIIVDELNRR, encoded by the coding sequence GTGAATTTTGAAACAGTAGTAGGACTTGAAGTCCATGTAGAACTAAAAACAGACTCAAAAGTATTCTCGTCATCACCAGCTCATTTTGGTGCAGAACCGAATACAAATACCAGTGTTGTAGACTTAGGTTATCCTGGGGTTTTACCAACATTAAATAAACGTGCCGTTGAATTTGCAATGAAAGCCGGAATTGCACTTAACTGTGAAATTAACCGTGAAACTAAATTTGACCGTAAAAACTATTTTTATCCTGATAATCCCAAAGCCTACCAAATTTCACAATTTGATAAACCAGTTGCTAAAAATGGCTGGATTGATATTGTTGTTGGCGGTGAAACAAAACGTATTCGTATCGAACGTGTTCACTTGGAAGAAGATGCAGGTAAATTAAACCATGAAGGTAACGGCTACTCATTAGTCGATTATAACCGTCAAGGAACACCGTTAATTGAAATTGTATCTGAAGCAGATATGCGTACAGCTGAAGAAGCTTACGCTTACCTAGAAGCGATCAAATCAATTATTCAATATACAGGTGTCTCGGATGTTAAGATGGAAGAAGGTTCATTACGTTGTGATGCCAATATTTCTATCCGTCCATTAGGGCAAGAAAAATTTGGAACAAAAACAGAAATTAAAAACTTGAACTCATTCTCATACGTTCGTAAAGGGATTGAATTTGAAGAAAAACGCCAAGAAAAAGTTTTATTAGCTGGCGGTGTTATTGGTCAAGAAACACGTCGTTTTAACGAAGCAACAGGTGAAACATTGTTAATGCGTGTGAAAGAAGGATCAGACGATTACCGTTACTTCCCAGAGCCAGACTTGGTTGATTTAGTGATTGATGATGAGTGGATGGCAGCCGTTAAAGCTGAAATTCCAGAATTACCAGGTTCACGTCGTGCGCGTTATATTAACGAATGGGGTATCCCTGCATACGATGCGATGGTCTTAACATTAACAAAAGAGATGTCGGATTTCTTTGAAGCAACTGTTGCAAATGGTGCTGAAGCGAAACAAGCGTCAAACTGGTTAATGGGCGAAGTATCAGCGTATCTTAACGCAGAACAACAAGAATTACATGATACAGCATTAACACCAAAAAACCTTGCTGGTTTAATCAAATTGATTGAAGCAGGTACAATCTCTTCTAAAATTGCTAAAAAAGTTTTCCGTGATGTTATTACGGAAGGTGGCAATCCAGAAGAAATCGTTAAAGCAAAAGGGTTAGTACAAATGTCAGATGCCGGTGAATTGACTAAAATCATCACTGAAATTATTGACAATAACCTTCAATCTGTTGAAGACTTTAAAAATGGTAAAGACCGTGCTGTTGGTTTCTTAGTGGGTCAAGCAATGAAAGTTACTAAAGGACAAGCTAATCCAAAAATGGTTAACCAAATCATTGTGGACGAATTAAACAGACGCTAA
- a CDS encoding YxeA family protein, giving the protein MRTLAASLITVLFITVICINLPYHRPLLDRLNPTLCETTSYAKVPMDVTNYNKILAYERDGKPVKYTFNFAAIDQKKSFVKIYHRGLYIIKIAYVPFKNLPKRVQKKLTEANVNSS; this is encoded by the coding sequence ATGAGAACCCTCGCAGCAAGTCTGATTACCGTTCTTTTCATCACTGTGATATGCATTAATTTACCCTATCATAGACCTTTGTTAGATCGCCTCAATCCGACACTGTGTGAAACAACAAGTTATGCTAAAGTACCAATGGATGTCACCAACTACAATAAGATTTTGGCATATGAAAGAGATGGAAAGCCAGTTAAGTATACGTTTAATTTTGCTGCTATCGACCAAAAAAAGTCCTTTGTTAAAATTTATCATCGTGGACTATACATCATAAAAATTGCCTATGTCCCTTTTAAAAACTTACCAAAAAGAGTTCAAAAAAAGTTAACAGAAGCTAATGTAAACTCTAGTTAA
- a CDS encoding hydroxyethylthiazole kinase: protein MGIILRDIVVLKDYYSDQLEHLDLTKRGINLIMSDVPEIFEKKSSCDQAVILKMTEMTPEKLAAMIKLGKEANRYKVPLLLEPIAVGESIEQFHSFQELIKYLSFDVIIADFTTILALSGRKSMGDGLEIIRENEQLLAEIANVYQSVIVVEAETVFISAGASLIENDAVQAKGFNLALMTAKYLADGEQEVSAIQHALSFIE, encoded by the coding sequence GTGGGAATTATACTTAGGGATATTGTTGTACTGAAAGATTATTATAGCGACCAATTAGAGCATTTGGATTTAACTAAGAGAGGCATCAATCTCATAATGAGCGATGTTCCTGAAATATTTGAAAAAAAATCGTCTTGCGATCAAGCAGTGATATTGAAGATGACCGAAATGACACCTGAAAAACTAGCGGCAATGATTAAACTGGGAAAAGAAGCTAATCGCTACAAAGTGCCACTTTTATTAGAACCAATCGCAGTTGGAGAATCGATTGAACAGTTTCATTCATTTCAAGAATTGATTAAATATCTTTCTTTTGATGTGATTATCGCGGATTTCACAACGATACTTGCTTTGTCTGGCCGTAAAAGTATGGGGGATGGGCTAGAGATTATTAGAGAGAATGAACAATTATTAGCTGAAATAGCGAATGTTTATCAATCAGTTATTGTAGTTGAAGCGGAAACTGTTTTTATTAGTGCAGGAGCTTCTTTAATTGAGAATGATGCTGTACAAGCTAAAGGTTTCAATTTAGCACTAATGACGGCTAAATACTTAGCTGATGGTGAGCAAGAAGTAAGTGCAATTCAGCATGCATTATCATTCATTGAGTAA